The genomic DNA CCATACATACAAGGAGGAATGGCATATGGTGAGAAAATACTGGTTGATCCTGACGCTTGTCCTTGGGTTGAGTTTGACCGTTGGCACACAGGCCACGGCAATTGGAACGACTGTAGATCAATTGGACGGAAAACAGGCTGTCACCCTGGTGGAAGATGCGTTTGAGGTTCAACGTTCTTTAAGTGAAAAGCCGAGGGGAAAGGCTGACATAGAAGCGATGCTTTCAGATTATTTCACGGATGAACAGGTGAAGGGGTTCATGGAAGAAAACCTTTATCAAGAAGGCGATGGGTATAGTGCATTCGGATCGGATTTTGCCTCTTACTATATTCCTTTCTTTACATTTGATAAAGAAACAAAGGCTGCATTTGATGATGGGCATTGGTACATATGGGAAGTACGATCAGGAGATGAGGAAGGACCTGTTTCCACGGTTCAAGGGGAAGAGGTAGTCAAACTATCCTTTACTGATGGAAAGTGGAAAATCTCTTCTATCTCATATGAACTTCCGTCAGGAATAAAAGGGAGTTAAAGAAAATGGGGTTGGGACAAGAGTGTTTAAGTCATAGTAAAATCCGAACGATCTTGCCTGAGATCGTTCGGGTTTTTGATGTGTTTCATGTCCATTATTATTTACTTGTTCCTAGCGGTTGATTGGAGTGCAAGACGAAGACTCCTGCGGGAAGAGTAGCTGATGTGAGACCCCGCAGGCTTGCCGAGGAGGCTCACGGGCTACCCGCGGAAAGCGTAGTCTTGCACGGAAATCATGAGCGGTATAAAGAAGCCATACTGATATTGTTCGCCATGACCTTTATTGTGTTGTCCCAATCTCTTTTTCAGTGTTTTAAGGAAAGGTCGGGGGGAAGAAAAGGGATGGTCGTGTTGACATAGAATACTGTTTAGGAGAGATCCAGGGCTTGAGCCAACTCCTCCATCTGAAATCCTTTAATCACCTGATCGTCCACCGTAACGGTTGGTGTAGAATAGCTTTTCAACACGTTCAGCATATAGGATCGGGCGTTTGGTTCTTCTTTGATGTTCACCTCTATGTAGGGAATTTGCTGTTCTTTTAAGTATAATTTCACGATTTCGCAAGGGGGGCACTCGGGTTGAGTATATAAAGTGACAGTCTTCACTCTGATCATCCTCTCTCTCGGGTAATGTGAACCCATTTTACAAGAAGCAAGTACCCGTGTAAATCAAGAGGTCTTATATGGTGGATAAAATTATTTATTGAATATGGACCGGATTAGTGGTTAACTTAGAGAGACCTTTTGGACATGCGTGATAAAAACTCATTGTCTAACAGGGCGTATCATTAGATTTTGCAGGATAGAATCTGTTACAATGCAAAAGCTATGACAAAGAATTAGAACAGGAAAGGAGAGACCTGATATGTCTCAGCTTCTTGGAATTATACAAAGACTAAAGTCTCTGCAAGAACAAGGGGAACAAGGAGAAACACAACAACGATACTTTGAATACAATGGAAAAAAAATCTGTGAGGTACGATACCTTCCAAAGCAGGATACCTTTGAAATCGAAGTAATGAAAGAGAATGGGAGTACATACCCTTTCGATAATATAGACATTACGGCTATCGAGATTTTTGAGCTACTGCAAGAAGCAGTTCAAGAATAAATATGTTGGAAAGGTAACCTGACGGGTTATCTTTTTTCATATCCACACTCCGCTCTTCTTCCTTCAGCTATGATGAACGGTTTTCTTTTCCTCCGATTCCCACAATCCGGCGATCTTCCAATTTGCATGGTTCGTTCGTGAAAAATAATATGTAGAAAAGGC from Rossellomorea marisflavi includes the following:
- a CDS encoding DUF3993 domain-containing protein, yielding MVRKYWLILTLVLGLSLTVGTQATAIGTTVDQLDGKQAVTLVEDAFEVQRSLSEKPRGKADIEAMLSDYFTDEQVKGFMEENLYQEGDGYSAFGSDFASYYIPFFTFDKETKAAFDDGHWYIWEVRSGDEEGPVSTVQGEEVVKLSFTDGKWKISSISYELPSGIKGS
- a CDS encoding glutaredoxin domain-containing protein, producing the protein MGSHYPRERMIRVKTVTLYTQPECPPCEIVKLYLKEQQIPYIEVNIKEEPNARSYMLNVLKSYSTPTVTVDDQVIKGFQMEELAQALDLS
- a CDS encoding YkuJ family protein — encoded protein: MSQLLGIIQRLKSLQEQGEQGETQQRYFEYNGKKICEVRYLPKQDTFEIEVMKENGSTYPFDNIDITAIEIFELLQEAVQE